The DNA window CAATTAGGGAATCCCATCGTTGAGCAACTTCACTCTCCGAAGTGGTCGAGAACCAACTTCTTCGCTGAGTAGTGGAGCTGACTCCGGGAACGACACCTGATATGGATATCGTCCAAGGGGGGCGGGACAGTTGGGTGACGTACATTGTTTCCGTTGAAGTGGTGCACAGGGGTCTTCGCGAGCATGGCATAATCTGCGCAAGTTCGGATCAGTATCTGGTGCGACAGTCGTAGGTACTTTGGAGACATACATTCAAGCTCGGACTTGCGGAGGGGAGGGCAGTTGCCAGAAATGAGGACCAACTTCGCCTTTCCGGAGCGGAGCGTTTTCATTGTGGACTTGGTTCCCATTGTGACTGCACAGAATTGTCAACAATTTGCTCTCGAGTGTGCGGTCTAAGCGAACACACCTTTGCCCGACTTCATAACAAGGGCGAGGCGGGACGAAAGAGTGTCGCCAGACTTCTTGGTTTTGGCCATTGTAACGTTTATTGAGGGTTGTCGTTGGAATTTAGGTGTTTGCAGAGCGTTGGAGAATCACTCGCACTCGAATTTTTTTCAACACCGAAGTATGACTAAGCAGGCCCTAAGCAGCACCCAACTGGGCAGATATTTCGATGCGCTGTAAGTACTTGACGGGAAATTGGAGATTGGTTTGTCAGTATAGTTCCAGTTATAACTATT is part of the Penicillium psychrofluorescens genome assembly, chromosome: 4 genome and encodes:
- a CDS encoding uncharacterized protein (ID:PFLUO_006106-T1.cds;~source:funannotate); amino-acid sequence: MAKTKKSGDTLSSRLALVMKSGKVTMGTKSTMKTLRSGKAKLVLISGNCPPLRKSELEYYAMLAKTPVHHFNGNNIELGTACGKLFRCSAMAVLDAGDSDILSREA